AACCACTTTTTCATTCTTCATCCTCAATTCTTCATTCCAATGAATCTCACCCGCCTTGCGCTTGATTTAAGCCCATTGGTGATTGCAACCCTGCACGGCTATGCGGCTGCCTGGCTGGCCGTGAAAATGCTGTTTCGTCCCCGGCATCCAATCTATCTCTTTGGGAAAAAATTGCCTTTCACCCCAGGATTGCTGCCGAGTGAACGTGACCGGTTTGTGGATACCCTGGCTGGAATCGTTGCGGAACGACTTCTCACCGCTGAAGTGATTAGTCAGGAATTAAATGCTTTACGGCTTGAAGAAGAAGTCGAGGTTTTAGCCCGTCATCGCTATTCGGAACGCTCGCAACCAGAGGCATTGATCCAGGTCATCAGCACTCAATTAATGGGCGTACTGAACCGGTTAAAAACCTCGGCTGAAGCTCAGCACCAACTGGCTCAGGAAGCTCGCTTGTTCCTGGAGCGCCAAATCGAGCGTGAATATAGTCCAGCAGTAAGATATGCGAGTCGGTTCCTATTGAGCGAAGATCTGATGTTCCGAACCATCCATTTTGTGATCCAGGATGTCACATCCCGGCTTTCAGATAGCATTACGATTCGAACCATTCTGCGGCAAACCATTGCCCAACTCCCTGAGGCGGTGTTTCAAGGTGAATATCCACTCCAAAAACGGGTCGTTCAGGATTTAGTTGGGCAATTAACCAGCCGGCTTGATTTTAAAGGAATTATTAAACGGCGATTTGATACGTTCTCAAACGAAATTTTTGAACAGATCATGTACGAATCAGCCGGGCGTGAAATCCGAGGGATTATGCAGTTTGGAACGGTGGTAGGATTCATGATTGGAGCGGTCCAAACGCTGGTGAATCTGGTGCAGTACCTCTGGTAAGCATCCATAAAAAAACCTGGTCAGGCGACCAGGTTTTTCACAAACGTTACGAATCTCAATGGGGGTGATTAGGAACCACTTTGCTCACCCAGTGGGGGTGAGGTTGATTGAGCGCCAGTTCCACCAACCTCAACCCGAATGACCCCCGATAAATCAATGTAATACCCATTGCGGCCAGTTGCCGATAGTCCACTCGACTGAATAGGATCAGCCTGGATATAAAA
This Acidobacteriota bacterium DNA region includes the following protein-coding sequences:
- a CDS encoding DUF445 family protein produces the protein MNLTRLALDLSPLVIATLHGYAAAWLAVKMLFRPRHPIYLFGKKLPFTPGLLPSERDRFVDTLAGIVAERLLTAEVISQELNALRLEEEVEVLARHRYSERSQPEALIQVISTQLMGVLNRLKTSAEAQHQLAQEARLFLERQIEREYSPAVRYASRFLLSEDLMFRTIHFVIQDVTSRLSDSITIRTILRQTIAQLPEAVFQGEYPLQKRVVQDLVGQLTSRLDFKGIIKRRFDTFSNEIFEQIMYESAGREIRGIMQFGTVVGFMIGAVQTLVNLVQYLW